CCATCGAAAGGATCGGGGACAGCCTGATCATCACCCCCCTGAAACCTGAAAATCACCGGGACACCTGGCTCAGCTGGTACGAGGGCATCGGAGCAGGGGAGACGATCGAGCGCGAACAGCCCGAAGAGCAGGAAAGGAACTGGGACCTTTGAGCCTGAAGTTTCTGCTGGACACCAACACCTGCATTTTCATCCTCAACCACAGGCCTCCCCATTTTGCAGAGCGCTTTGCAGAGCACCCGATTGGAAGCATTGGGGTGTCTTCGATCACGGCTGCAGAACTGCATTTCGGGATGCACAAGTCAGGGTCCCAAAAAAACCT
This genomic stretch from Deinococcus cellulosilyticus NBRC 106333 = KACC 11606 harbors:
- a CDS encoding antitoxin, whose translation is MTTSKVFTSGGSQAVRIPREFRIDTQEVTIERIGDSLIITPLKPENHRDTWLSWYEGIGAGETIEREQPEEQERNWDL